ACGACTTCGTCAGGGCACGCCATCTACGGTGATCTCCAATACCTCGAAATCACATCGAGCTTGGTGTTATTCTTTCATCTCATAGTTGCAGAGCATCACCACGGTATATGATTTTTCCAGAAAGCATAGAAGAGAAGCAGCTATTATTATTCTGTGGGCCTGCTTCTGCCGATCGAATCTTGGGTCTCTCTTCGGTCCTTGTCACTTTGTTGTTTGATAGCTCGGTGAGATCGCAGAGGAGCTAGTGGGGATTTACAGTTTAACTAAGTGGAAAAACAAAGAGATAAAAAAATGTTCTTCCTTTGCCTCTTTCTTTGTGATTTCGAACACTGTAGGTACTAAATTATTGTAATTCGGCGAAGACATCCATACATGCACCCAAATCTGACTCCCTGATCTAGTTAAACCCACTCATAGGATGCACTATGTTCTGAGATTCTACATGATTTGCCCTTCACTGGTTATTCGCAACTCAATTCTGCTTTGCAGAAACTGCATATTAGCTGCTCCTCATAAGATGCCTCTTTGCAAGATGAGCTGTAGATGCTCTGGGTTTAAGCCACCTATGCCCTGCCCGATAATACTACTAGATTTACGTTTGTGTGTGTTTTCTCCACAGGTACGGAGAGTGTTTCAAAACCAATATACTTGGACGCACCCATGTTTTTGTGTCAAGCATTGTCGCCGTTCGGACACTTCTAGGTCATGAGTCTCCTGATTTCTCAAAGAGGTATATAAGGTCAATAACGGAGCTCGTGGGAGATCAAAGTTTGCTTTGTGCTTCTCATGAGCAACACAAGTTCATCCGTCGCCACATCTCCTGTCTGTTCAAATTAGACTCGATGGATTCAACAGTCAGGAAATTTGATGAATTGGTCATTCATACTTTGCGCGGTTGGGAGCAGAAAGATACTGTCCTGGTGCTTAGTGATGCTATGAAGGTAGCTATCGTCTGGTTTGCGCAATCCACAAACTCTTGAATTATTTAACAAGTTTAATCCTGTGAAACCTTTTCTTTTAATGATTGTTAATTTCAGATTACATTCAATGCGATCTGTAAGATGCTCATAAGCACAGAGGACGAGCACGAGCTAGAAATTCTAAGAAATGATGTTTCTGAAGTAAGCGAAGCGATGCTAGCCTTGCCTTTGAAATTTCCAGGGACTAGATTCTACAGGGGTCTCAAGGTAAGTTTGTTCTTGGAACAACACTTTTGAGAATAAGAAAGAGGTATATTATTAACGTGAGAGGTATGAATTGATGAGGCAGGCCAGGAGAAGGATAATGAATACACTAAGAAAAATGATAGATTTAAGGAAAAGGGGATCAGAGTGTCATGAAGACTTCTTACAAGGCCTTGTAAGAGATGAATCACACGGTAATGAGCCATTGACCGATGACCAAATCTTGGATAATATCTTGACACTGATAATTGCAGGTGTGCTTGAAACACTTCCTAAGCTTCATGTTGAACAAATGTGTATAAGGAAGATGCGGGAATTCCCTAACTAGTTTTATGTGCAGGTCAGGTAACAACAGCAAGTTCGATAGCTTGGATGGTCAAGTACTTGGATGAGAACCAAGAGGTCCAAGAAAAACTAAGAGTATGTAAAAGATCAATAAGTAGGGAACTAAAGTTGTTTGAAACTGTCTAATGCCGATGTGACTATATATTCTAATGCGGTATTGCTGTACAGGCTTTACACTTGGAGCTAGCATTTACAAATTCTTTGTCACCTCTTGGATCTGAAGTTCTTAATGTTATGCCATATGCTCTTAAGGTGAGCTCACAGCCGCTTCTGAGCTTGCTGGTTGAAGATGCGACACTAGATATCAAAACTTATTCAAGTTATGCTACACAATCAGACAGATTTTCTGGTTCGTAGGTCTTTATGCATTTGCGGTTTTGCCTCAGATACTGTGTCCTACCAATGCGAAGACTCTAAAGCTTTTTAACCATAAGAGAGCTCATACATGAGAATTCattttgacatatatatatatatatatatatatatatgggatttTCTAAGCTTATATTCACATTTTATGTAGCCTGGCAAGAATAGCTTTGTGATTTGAATTCACTCGATGTACAGATTGTGAAGGAGACCTTGAGGATGGCAAcgattgtgtcttggtttccgagAGTGGCACTGAAGGACTCTGAGATCGG
This Musa acuminata AAA Group cultivar baxijiao chromosome BXJ1-2, Cavendish_Baxijiao_AAA, whole genome shotgun sequence DNA region includes the following protein-coding sequences:
- the LOC135585070 gene encoding abscisic acid 8'-hydroxylase 4-like; translated protein: MASHLSLALSHLLRSPFFLLLSLSLLTYLVVRALRVTGNSRRAIVAASPPGTTGLPLIGETPAFLAANHSGRGVYDFVRARHLRYGECFKTNILGRTHVFVSSIVAVRTLLGHESPDFSKRYIRSITELVGDQSLLCASHEQHKFIRRHISCLFKLDSMDSTVRKFDELVIHTLRGWEQKDTVLVLSDAMKITFNAICKMLISTEDEHELEILRNDVSEVSEAMLALPLKFPGTRFYRGLKARRRIMNTLRKMIDLRKRGSECHEDFLQGLVRDESHGNEPLTDDQILDNILTLIIAGQVTTASSIAWMVKYLDENQEVQEKLRALHLELAFTNSLSPLGSEVLNVMPYALKIVKETLRMATIVSWFPRVALKDSEIGGLRIQKGWIVNVNARSIHYDPVVYDDPVKFNPSRFDDDSKPYSFLAFGTGGRICVGMNLAKAMMLVFLHRLVTTYRWRVTDSDSSLQKGAMFPMLRSGCPITVSRVVVEAKLP